The genomic region CCTTTCACATGACGGAATCAAGGTGAACGTTACCGCAATATTGACCCTCGAGCAGATTGTTACAGTGAGCGAAGCACTCGAAGGTGGCAGCCCCGCCTACGTTTCCCTGTTTGCAGGACGAGTGGCCGATACCGGCCGCGATCCCGTTCCGATAATGAAAGCAGCAGTAGAATCGCTCAGGAAATATTCCAACATCGAATTGATTTGGGCGAGCCCGCGAGAGTTGCTGAATTTGTTTCAGGCTTCCGCCATTGGGTGCCACATCCTCACTGCCACAACCGACATCCTGAAAAAGTTGGAGTTGATCGGAAAGGATTTGAACGAGCTGTCTCTCGAGACGGTCAAAATGTTTTACGATGACGCAACCAAAGCCGGCTACCACCTTTGATTTATTTCTTTGCATCTTAGGTCTTAGGTCTTAGCGTCTTTGCGTTAAGTCTTAGCGTCTTTGCGTGGTTTGCTCCATACCGGTCGAACAGAAACAATCCCCGCGACGTTGGGGACATCCCCTACAATACGGAACGGATGCATTTGCCAGTGATAGTCATAGATGCAGTGCCAGTCGGGTGGATAAATTCCGACATTCGCGTAGTAGTGTCCTGGCAGCAGCGGTAAATTAGGAATGTGGCACTGAAATTTCGAGTTTCCGTTCCAGGTGTCTGTGATGGAACGGATGGAAGGAATGTTCACTTCAAGAC from bacterium harbors:
- a CDS encoding transaldolase, encoding MKLPASIKTKIFADGADKSGMLEMARHDWIKGFTTNPTLMRKVGVGDYETFAHEVLEVITDRPISFEVISDDFEEMEKQARRIANWAENVYVKIPVTNTRRNPATELIRRLSHDGIKVNVTAILTLEQIVTVSEALEGGSPAYVSLFAGRVADTGRDPVPIMKAAVESLRKYSNIELIWASPRELLNLFQASAIGCHILTATTDILKKLELIGKDLNELSLETVKMFYDDATKAGYHL
- a CDS encoding Wzt carbohydrate-binding domain-containing protein, which codes for RSVESDAGLIIEMDVQLIKQLSDFALAVAIFNESNVKCLEVNIPSIRSITDTWNGNSKFQCHIPNLPLLPGHYYANVGIYPPDWHCIYDYHWQMHPFRIVGDVPNVAGIVSVRPVWSKPRKDAKT